A single genomic interval of Penaeus vannamei isolate JL-2024 chromosome 33, ASM4276789v1, whole genome shotgun sequence harbors:
- the Sf3b6 gene encoding splicing factor 3B subunit 6 isoform X2, translating into MALVRLPPEVNRILYVRNLPYKITGEEMYDIFGKYGAIRQIRVGNTPETRGTAFVVYEDIFDAKNACDHLSGFNVCGRYLVVLYYQSNKAFKKMDAEKKQAELDRVKTKYNINTDEKKN; encoded by the exons ATGGCACTG GTTCGTCTGCCTCCAGAGGTTAACCGCATACTCTATGTGCGAAACTTGCCTTACAAAATCACAGGAGAGGAAATGTATGATATTTTTGGAAAATATGGTGCCATCAGACAAATTAGAGT agGCAACACCCCTGAGACACGAGGTACAGCTTTTGTTGTTTATGAAGACATTTTTGATGCGAAAAATGCGTGTGATCATCTCTCTGGTTTCAATGTCTGTGGAAGATACTTGGTTGTTCTCTACTATCAG AGTAATAAGGCTTTCAAAAAAATGGATGCTGAGAAGAAGCAAGCAGAACTGGATCGTGTGAAGACAAAGTACAATATTAACACAGATGAGAAGAAGAATTGA
- the Sf3b6 gene encoding splicing factor 3B subunit 6 isoform X1: MALAQKRTHVRLPPEVNRILYVRNLPYKITGEEMYDIFGKYGAIRQIRVGNTPETRGTAFVVYEDIFDAKNACDHLSGFNVCGRYLVVLYYQSNKAFKKMDAEKKQAELDRVKTKYNINTDEKKN, encoded by the exons ATGGCGTTAGCACAGAAGAGGACGCAT GTTCGTCTGCCTCCAGAGGTTAACCGCATACTCTATGTGCGAAACTTGCCTTACAAAATCACAGGAGAGGAAATGTATGATATTTTTGGAAAATATGGTGCCATCAGACAAATTAGAGT agGCAACACCCCTGAGACACGAGGTACAGCTTTTGTTGTTTATGAAGACATTTTTGATGCGAAAAATGCGTGTGATCATCTCTCTGGTTTCAATGTCTGTGGAAGATACTTGGTTGTTCTCTACTATCAG AGTAATAAGGCTTTCAAAAAAATGGATGCTGAGAAGAAGCAAGCAGAACTGGATCGTGTGAAGACAAAGTACAATATTAACACAGATGAGAAGAAGAATTGA